From Asterias amurensis chromosome 3, ASM3211899v1, a single genomic window includes:
- the LOC139934755 gene encoding metallophosphoesterase 1-like, with translation MKHILFLPGTKHHHPSMIRLSHLLLRILLAASFILIFCEFLIYYFVAIHCSWPELIPQSNGEAQRLEETQYIEPLHVMFLSDTHLLGTRRGHWFDKLRREWQMKRAFQTALTVANPQAVFILGDLTDEGKWASNQEFSDTVDRFQKMFQVPEDVEFHVVVGNHDIGFHESVTRDKLRRFQEVFEIPPVKVLTIKGINFVLVNSMAMHGDGCFMCSPAMDQLLEASEQLNCTRFGSPSGLKEDNQEAKNTCQKYETLPNIAPILLQHYPLYRSTEAVCEGPDAPSLEEQTKKNKERYDVISKKASQQLLSWIRPRMILSGHAHHGCYVLHPGGIPELSVPSFSWRNRNNPSLIMATITPDRLEYNKCFIPQESTVISVYISFGVLMLVWVVILIFYKCGKRFKIHGM, from the exons ATGAAGCATATACTCTTTCTACCTGGAAC TAAACATCATCATCCATCCATGATTCGTCTTTCGCATCTCCTCCTCCGCATCCTCCTAGCTGCTTCCTTCATTCTTATATTCTGTGAGTTTCTCATCTATTACTTTGTCGCTATTCATTGCTCTTGGCCGGAGCTGATACCTCAGAGCAATGGAGAAGCGCAGAGACTCGAAGAGACCCAGTACATAGAACCTCTGCATGTCATGTTCCTGTCAGACACGCATCTGCTTGGGACGAGACGTGGGCATTGGTTTGACAAACTACGCAG AGAATGGCAGATGAAGCGTGCATTCCAAACGGCTCTGACCGTCGCCAATCCACAGGCTGTGTTTATTCTTGGTGATCTGACGGATGAAGGAAAGTGGGCAAGTAATCAG GAGTTTAGCGATACAGTGGATCGATTCCAAAAAATGTTTCAAGTCCCAGAGGATGTTGAGTTCCATGTTGTCGTTGGCAACCATGATATTGGATTCCATGAATC tGTCACAAGAGATAAACTGAGACGCTTCCAGGAAGTCTTTGAAATCCCACCAGTCAAGGTCCTCACAATCAAAGGAATAAA CTTTGTCTTAGTGAACAGTATGGCAATGCATGGTGATGGTTGCTTTATGTGCAGCCCTGCTATGGATCAGCTACTTGAGGCATCGGAACAATTGAACTGCACTCGCTTTGGCTCACCGTCAGGACTGAAGGAAGATAATCAAGAAGCAAAAAACACATGTCAGAAGTACGAGACGCTACCAAATATAGCTCCGATATTACTACAG CATTATCCTCTGTACAGGTCGACGGAGGCTGTATGTGAAGGACCAGACGCCCCCTCGCtggaagaacaaacaaaaaagaacaaagagAGATATGACGTCATCTCTAAAAAGGCCTCCCAACAG tTATTATCGTGGATTCGGCCCCGGATGATCCTGAGTGGCCACGCCCACCATGGATGCTATGTCCTTCATCCTGGAGGGATCCCTGAGCTTTCTGTTCCATCGTTCAGCTGGAGGAATCGTAACAACCCAAGTCTAATCATG GCCACGATAACACCAGATCGTTTGGAGTATAATAAGTGTTTCATACCCCAGGAGTCAACCGTTATAAGCGTCTATATTTCCTTTGGCGTCCTGATGTTGGTCTGGGTCGTCATTCTGATATTCTACAAATGTGGGAAGAGATTCAAGATTCATGGGATGTAA